The nucleotide sequence TTCCCCCCCGCGCCGCTGCCCCGGCCGCGGCGCCTCACCACCGGTGGGCGACGTCCACGACGAGCCGCGACCCCCGGCCCGGCCCGTCGAGGACGAACACCCGGAACGGCAGCCGCGCGCGCACGCCGAGGCCGACCGATGTCCGGGCCTCGTAGCTGCCGCCCCACGCGACCTGGCGGAACGTGCGGTAGCCGGCGACGTCCACGAGCTCCCGCCGGTCGTCGAACTCGTAGGTGGGCCTGCCCCTGCCGTCGTAGGCGGGGGCGTTGGCCGTGATCACCAGGTCGGTCCCCCGCAGGGGGATGGGGTCGCCGGAGCCGATGCCCGTGAACCGGGCGTAGCGCACGTCGTAGCCCCGCAGCCTGCCGTCGAGGTCGATCACCATCCGGTCGAAGCAGCGGTGCTGCCCCGCCCGGACGTCCGTGACGTGGGGGTAGCGGGGCGTGGTCGCCTCACCGCTGCGGGCCTTGGCCCCCGATCCCCACGTGATGCCGCAGTACGGGGCCGCGGCGTTCGCGCTGCCGGGGACGATGAGCCCCAGCCCCATGGCCAGCACGAGTGCCGCCAGCCATGAGATGACTTTCTTCATGATGCACCTTCTCCAAGACCCCTCGGGCCCCGGTGGGCTCGAGCGGGTGCTCCCATGATCCGCCTTTCCGAATGCTAAGTCTCCAGGTGAGGGTGAACTGGGTCAGCAATCGTTATGGGGCGGGGCGTCAGCGGCAGGGCCGGGTCTCCCAGAAGGCCACGGCCGAGGCGGCGGCGACGTTGAGGGAGTCCACGCCGTGGGACATCGGGATCCGCACGGTGAGGTCCGCGTGGTGGACGGCGGCGGCGCTCAGCCCGTCCCCCTCGGTGCCGAGGACCAGGGCCAGGCGCTCGTCGCGGCGCGCCGACAGCTCCTGGAGGGTGATCGAGTCGTCGCTCAGGGCGAGCGCCGCAGTGGTGAAGCCCGCGTCCTTGATCCGCTGCAGGTCGGCCGTCCAGTGCTGCAGCCGGGTCCACGGGACCTGGAACACGGTGCCCATGGAGACCCGGATGGAGCGCCGGTACAGGGGATCGGCGCAGCGCGGGGTGACGAGCACGGCGTCGACGTCCAGCGCGGCGGCCGAGCGGAAGATCGCCCCCACGTTGGTGTGGTCGACGATGTCCTCGAGAACCGCCACCCGGTGCGACGACGCCAGGAGCCGCTCCAGCTCCACCGGCTCCGGGCGCTGCATGGCCGCGATCGCCCCGCGGTGCAGGTGGAAGCCGGTGATCTGCTCGAGCACCTCGTCCGGGCCGACGTACAGGGGCACGTCCGGGTGCTCGGCGAGGACGTCCGCGAGGTCCTCCAGCCACTTCTCCGCCATGAAGAAGGACCGAGGGGTGTGCCCGGCCGCGAGTGCCCGGCGGAGCACCTTGGAGGACTCGGCGATGTACATGCCGCGCTCGGGCTCGAGCTTGCGCCGCAGCCGGACGTCGGTCAGGCGGGCGTAGTCGGCCACCCGGGGGTCGTC is from Kocuria rosea and encodes:
- a CDS encoding AMIN-like domain-containing (lipo)protein is translated as MKKVISWLAALVLAMGLGLIVPGSANAAAPYCGITWGSGAKARSGEATTPRYPHVTDVRAGQHRCFDRMVIDLDGRLRGYDVRYARFTGIGSGDPIPLRGTDLVITANAPAYDGRGRPTYEFDDRRELVDVAGYRTFRQVAWGGSYEARTSVGLGVRARLPFRVFVLDGPGRGSRLVVDVAHRW
- a CDS encoding TrmH family RNA methyltransferase; the protein is MIRLDSADDPRVADYARLTDVRLRRKLEPERGMYIAESSKVLRRALAAGHTPRSFFMAEKWLEDLADVLAEHPDVPLYVGPDEVLEQITGFHLHRGAIAAMQRPEPVELERLLASSHRVAVLEDIVDHTNVGAIFRSAAALDVDAVLVTPRCADPLYRRSIRVSMGTVFQVPWTRLQHWTADLQRIKDAGFTTAALALSDDSITLQELSARRDERLALVLGTEGDGLSAAAVHHADLTVRIPMSHGVDSLNVAAASAVAFWETRPCR